The proteins below are encoded in one region of Amycolatopsis acidiphila:
- a CDS encoding DUF2304 domain-containing protein produces the protein MSSYLVGLVGSLLVLAGIFELLRRRQLSEKYAVLWLVVGVVVLVLTIFPNLLTALSRATGVALPVNLLFFVAIIFLVCVALHLSWELSRVENETRKLAEDLAILRLELDEHKRQGRHDHG, from the coding sequence ATGAGCTCGTACCTCGTCGGGCTCGTCGGCAGCCTCCTCGTCCTCGCCGGCATCTTCGAGCTCCTGCGCCGCCGTCAGCTCAGCGAGAAGTACGCGGTGCTGTGGCTGGTCGTCGGCGTGGTCGTGCTGGTGCTGACGATCTTCCCGAACCTCCTGACCGCGCTGAGCCGCGCGACCGGCGTGGCGCTGCCGGTGAACCTGCTCTTCTTCGTCGCGATCATCTTCCTCGTCTGCGTCGCCCTGCACCTGTCCTGGGAGCTGTCGAGGGTGGAGAACGAGACCCGCAAGCTGGCGGAGGACCTGGCGATCCTGCGGCTGGAACTCGACGAGCACAAGAGGCAGGGCCGGCATGACCACGGTTGA
- a CDS encoding IniB N-terminal domain-containing protein, with product MSQPIQTLHDFVLNLITDDSFGTSFLSDPAGVLSGAGLGDVTGLDVQEVTSLVADHLPAPVADAVESGFAALPADVTGVNDLHCALAHLETVAAVAQDLPVSVAGLSPSTTFAGDAGGFTGAAALTGDLVQTSGSLAGSTGGLAGGALADTPAGAVTGAVAAATDSVAAGVQSPLGTYGVATDSLPLSVPSFGSVSDLGGTLDSDALTHGTSATAVAGGYVASGGEFAAAGIADNSATLAGHLSSVGDVAAQPVAAGGDELATHVASGADTLGDVVSHVPSVAAPAQLPADLPVHAVADLPQSLPTPDSVLPQVTHTVESTVSHAPLTDSVSHSSLIDSVHSALPDVGDLHTDLFHGDLPLGH from the coding sequence TTGTCCCAACCGATCCAGACGCTGCACGACTTCGTGCTCAACCTGATCACCGACGACAGCTTCGGCACCTCGTTCCTGAGCGACCCCGCCGGCGTGCTGTCCGGCGCAGGCCTCGGCGACGTCACGGGCCTGGACGTCCAGGAGGTCACGTCGCTGGTCGCCGACCACCTGCCCGCCCCCGTCGCGGACGCGGTCGAGTCCGGCTTCGCGGCGCTGCCCGCGGACGTCACCGGGGTCAACGACCTGCACTGCGCGCTCGCGCACCTCGAGACCGTCGCCGCCGTCGCGCAGGACCTGCCCGTCAGCGTGGCCGGCCTGAGCCCCTCCACCACCTTCGCCGGCGACGCCGGCGGCTTCACCGGCGCCGCGGCACTGACCGGCGACCTCGTGCAGACCTCGGGCAGCCTTGCCGGGAGCACCGGCGGCCTCGCCGGCGGCGCCCTCGCCGACACCCCGGCCGGTGCCGTGACCGGCGCCGTGGCCGCGGCGACCGACTCGGTCGCGGCCGGCGTGCAGTCGCCGCTGGGCACCTACGGCGTCGCCACGGACAGCCTGCCGCTGTCGGTCCCGAGCTTCGGCTCGGTGAGCGACCTCGGCGGCACCCTCGACTCGGACGCGCTGACCCACGGCACCTCGGCCACCGCCGTCGCCGGGGGCTACGTGGCCTCGGGCGGCGAGTTCGCGGCCGCCGGCATCGCCGACAACTCGGCGACCCTCGCCGGTCACCTCTCCAGCGTCGGGGACGTGGCGGCCCAGCCCGTCGCGGCCGGTGGCGACGAGCTGGCGACTCACGTGGCGAGCGGCGCCGACACGCTCGGCGACGTCGTTTCCCACGTGCCCTCTGTGGCCGCGCCGGCGCAGCTGCCGGCGGACCTGCCGGTGCACGCGGTGGCCGACCTCCCGCAGAGCCTGCCGACCCCGGACAGCGTGCTGCCGCAGGTGACGCACACGGTGGAGAGCACGGTCTCGCACGCGCCGCTGACGGACTCGGTGTCGCACAGCTCGCTGATCGACAGCGTGCACTCGGCCCTGCCGGACGTCGGGGACCTGCACACCGACCTGTTCCACGGCGACCTGCCGCTCGGTCACTGA
- a CDS encoding lipopolysaccharide biosynthesis protein translates to MTAPARAGRRFGPPALMGGGLLIVGAAGYGFLALSGHTLSTADAAAVASLYLLINMIGPGVFSALEQETSRTISARLAAAADIRQVRRRAALVGAGLLVVVVLVLLAASPVLVGKAFGGRWILLVALIFGSATSAAVYLVRGLLGGSRRFGGYATTLAAEGLARLVPCIAVAVAGSPNAATYALLFAAGSAVAALAGLPALRGGSREPSADSAVSVTTMARASAVLVGSTLLAQLVANLAPVVVSGRLTTDTATAAAFASAFVLVRIPLFVFAPVQAMLLPTLTAAATRGDLADVRRKLRLILAAVTVVGVLGALVSFALGPWAVRVLFGAQVTLPAVALGVLGLGTFALLIAQVLQPALVALGMHRAATLSWLVGSAVLTGLLFLPGDPLRAAVLGQIVGSVLVVAGMGAALSAALREKPVT, encoded by the coding sequence GTGACGGCACCCGCCCGCGCCGGACGGCGATTCGGTCCTCCCGCCCTGATGGGCGGCGGGCTGCTGATCGTCGGCGCCGCCGGGTACGGGTTCCTCGCCCTGTCCGGGCACACCCTCTCCACCGCCGACGCGGCCGCCGTCGCCTCGCTGTACCTGCTGATCAACATGATCGGGCCCGGGGTGTTCTCCGCGCTGGAGCAGGAGACCAGCCGGACGATCAGCGCCCGCCTCGCCGCCGCCGCGGACATCCGGCAGGTCCGGCGCCGCGCCGCGCTGGTCGGCGCGGGGCTGCTCGTGGTGGTCGTCCTGGTGCTGCTCGCCGCCTCGCCCGTGCTCGTGGGCAAGGCTTTCGGCGGACGGTGGATCCTGCTCGTCGCGCTGATCTTCGGCTCCGCGACCTCCGCGGCCGTGTATCTCGTGCGCGGCCTGCTGGGCGGCTCCCGCCGCTTCGGGGGCTACGCGACGACGCTGGCGGCCGAAGGCCTCGCCCGGCTGGTCCCGTGCATCGCCGTCGCAGTGGCGGGTTCGCCGAACGCCGCGACCTACGCGTTGCTCTTCGCCGCCGGCTCGGCGGTCGCCGCGCTCGCGGGGCTGCCCGCGCTGCGAGGCGGCAGTCGTGAACCCAGTGCCGACAGCGCCGTCTCCGTCACGACCATGGCACGCGCGAGCGCGGTCCTCGTCGGCTCGACGCTGCTCGCCCAGCTCGTGGCCAACCTCGCGCCGGTCGTCGTCTCGGGACGGCTCACCACCGACACCGCGACGGCCGCGGCGTTCGCGTCCGCGTTCGTCCTGGTGCGCATCCCGTTGTTCGTGTTCGCGCCGGTCCAGGCCATGCTGCTGCCGACGCTGACCGCCGCCGCGACCCGCGGCGACCTCGCGGACGTGCGCCGCAAGCTGCGGCTGATCCTCGCCGCGGTGACGGTCGTCGGCGTGCTGGGCGCGCTGGTGTCGTTCGCCCTCGGGCCGTGGGCGGTGCGGGTGTTGTTCGGCGCCCAGGTGACGCTGCCCGCGGTCGCGCTCGGCGTGCTGGGGCTGGGCACCTTCGCCCTGCTGATCGCCCAGGTGCTGCAGCCGGCGCTGGTCGCGCTGGGCATGCACCGGGCCGCGACGCTGTCGTGGCTGGTGGGGTCGGCCGTGCTGACCGGGCTGCTCTTCCTGCCCGGCGACCCGCTGCGTGCGGCGGTACTGGGACAGATCGTGGGCTCGGTGCTCGTCGTGGCCGGGATGGGTGCCGCGCTTTCCGCCGCGCTCCGCGAAAAGCCGGTGACATAG
- a CDS encoding winged helix-turn-helix transcriptional regulator, producing the protein MSNPVTQKIPARQDEVRLAVRSVLERVGDKWSVIVVCQLAGRTRRFNELRRLCHPINQRMLSTTLRALERDGLVTRTMHPTVPPRVEYALTTRGRSVLGLARGLAVWAEENHADIQRSRAAYDARTS; encoded by the coding sequence GTGAGCAACCCGGTCACGCAGAAGATCCCGGCTCGGCAGGACGAAGTGCGCCTCGCCGTGCGCAGCGTGCTCGAGCGCGTCGGCGACAAGTGGTCGGTCATCGTGGTCTGTCAGCTCGCCGGGCGGACGCGCCGCTTCAACGAGCTGCGGCGGCTGTGCCACCCGATCAACCAGCGCATGCTCAGCACGACGCTGCGCGCGCTGGAACGCGACGGTCTGGTCACCCGCACGATGCATCCGACCGTCCCGCCCCGGGTCGAGTACGCGTTGACCACGCGGGGCAGGAGTGTCCTAGGACTGGCCAGGGGACTGGCGGTCTGGGCCGAGGAGAACCACGCCGACATCCAGCGCTCGCGCGCCGCCTACGACGCACGGACCTCGTAA
- a CDS encoding glycosyltransferase family 2 protein codes for MGRQPPGGRVLIIVPAWNEERCVGDTVREIRAALPGVDVLVVDDGSSDETVRNAREAGAIVLELSYNLGVGGAMRAGFRYALRHGYDTAVQVDADGQHDPHEVPRLLAKLDEADVVIGARFDGDDDYRVRGPRKWAMVVLAKVISGLARTPLTDTTSGFKATGPRALPVFAQYYPVEYLGDTIESLVIAVRAGCRVAQVPARMRPRSDGRPSHRPLKAGIYLFRAGFALLLALVRRWDVSVDAAALEAAGPAEGGAKP; via the coding sequence GTGGGGAGACAACCGCCTGGCGGGCGGGTTTTGATCATCGTTCCCGCTTGGAATGAAGAACGCTGCGTCGGCGATACCGTGCGGGAGATCCGCGCGGCACTGCCCGGCGTCGACGTGCTCGTCGTCGACGACGGTTCGAGCGACGAAACGGTTCGGAACGCGCGCGAAGCCGGCGCGATCGTGCTGGAACTGTCGTACAACCTGGGCGTCGGCGGCGCGATGCGCGCGGGGTTCCGGTACGCGCTCCGCCACGGCTACGACACCGCGGTCCAGGTGGACGCCGACGGTCAGCACGACCCGCACGAGGTCCCGCGGCTGCTGGCCAAGCTCGACGAGGCCGACGTGGTGATCGGTGCGCGGTTCGACGGCGACGACGACTACCGCGTGCGCGGCCCGCGGAAGTGGGCGATGGTCGTGCTCGCGAAGGTGATCTCCGGGCTCGCGCGGACCCCGCTGACCGACACGACCTCGGGGTTCAAGGCCACCGGCCCGCGCGCGCTGCCCGTCTTCGCCCAGTACTACCCCGTCGAGTACCTGGGTGACACGATCGAATCGCTGGTCATCGCCGTGCGGGCGGGCTGCCGGGTCGCGCAGGTGCCGGCCCGGATGCGCCCCCGAAGCGACGGCCGCCCGAGCCACCGGCCGCTCAAGGCGGGCATCTACCTCTTCCGCGCCGGCTTCGCGCTGCTGCTCGCGTTGGTCCGCCGGTGGGACGTGTCGGTGGACGCCGCCGCACTCGAGGCCGCCGGTCCCGCGGAAGGTGGCGCGAAGCCATGA
- a CDS encoding tetratricopeptide repeat protein: MEIKRVLTRVGGWLRVRGKQSRAAGAAPEPQREWPTGLPETVRHLVGRGPQIRLLDQLVGDEIVAVTGPRGVGKTALVTWWAKRAKSRFPHGCLYADLNGTVGQVEAVLTGFLQKLGVSLEPTVPGELPGLFQLVTETKRVLVVLDNAASAAQVRALLPARGNGVVVTSRVPLPEFRGTTLALEPLTFAEARRLLAVLGGMARVADDPEATRRVIGLCDRLPLPLRIAGDQLAAREQLTMTELADELDVAGSSSRVSVRIDVHAGVSAAMDAGYRMLSPAAAKTFRLLGTQPCPALHLFAVAALTGTDVVLARQALGELLRYGFVELADNRIKLGSTLRDYAAEQAGPDEVADARKRLLRWYIAAAAKAGDTLVPGWAGSAIEVDARDLTLPVFSGNDDRAPLSWFELEFPSALALLHDAEDEAAEAWKLPAFYLPHLFLTKHWRSCLEFTQSAVKIARELGDKVAIARSLLGFSWVLHELDRDREALPDLEEAMRLHEGIDDPRGRAWTGHVIGEVLTALGRHPEARDHLDAATAYFREAGWPFGIAIVLASKARTLEQEGWLDPAFAAAREALQISSELGILPLESRSHHHLGQLHQRDRNPRAAIEHFEKALELRRAMGERWGEADSLLSLAETLAELGRLVEARASFDESLAIFTELHDPRVLVVHAARANLDVAPKPKDPEG, from the coding sequence ATGGAGATCAAGCGGGTTCTGACCAGGGTGGGCGGCTGGCTGCGGGTGCGCGGCAAACAGTCCCGGGCTGCGGGGGCCGCCCCCGAGCCCCAACGGGAGTGGCCCACCGGTCTGCCGGAGACCGTCCGGCATCTCGTCGGCCGCGGCCCGCAGATCAGGCTGCTCGACCAGCTCGTCGGCGACGAGATCGTCGCGGTCACCGGTCCGCGTGGCGTCGGTAAGACGGCGCTGGTGACCTGGTGGGCCAAGCGGGCGAAGTCCCGGTTTCCGCACGGCTGCCTGTATGCGGACCTGAACGGCACGGTCGGCCAGGTCGAGGCGGTGCTGACGGGGTTCCTGCAGAAGCTCGGCGTTTCGCTGGAACCGACCGTGCCGGGTGAGCTCCCCGGGTTGTTCCAGCTGGTCACCGAGACGAAGCGGGTACTCGTCGTGCTCGACAACGCGGCCTCGGCCGCGCAGGTCCGCGCGCTCCTGCCGGCCAGGGGCAACGGGGTCGTGGTCACCAGCCGGGTGCCGCTGCCCGAGTTCAGGGGCACGACCCTCGCCCTGGAGCCGCTGACGTTCGCGGAGGCCCGACGGCTGCTCGCCGTGCTCGGCGGCATGGCCAGGGTCGCCGATGACCCGGAGGCGACCCGCCGGGTCATCGGCCTGTGCGATCGGCTGCCGCTACCGCTGCGCATCGCCGGCGACCAGCTCGCCGCCCGCGAACAGCTGACGATGACCGAGCTCGCGGACGAGCTCGACGTGGCAGGCTCCTCGTCCCGGGTCAGCGTGCGGATCGACGTCCACGCCGGGGTGTCGGCGGCGATGGACGCGGGTTACCGCATGCTGTCCCCGGCGGCGGCGAAGACGTTCCGGCTGCTCGGCACCCAGCCCTGCCCGGCACTGCACCTGTTCGCGGTCGCCGCGCTCACCGGGACCGATGTCGTGCTCGCGCGCCAGGCCCTCGGCGAGCTGCTGCGCTACGGGTTCGTCGAGCTGGCGGACAACAGGATCAAGCTCGGCAGCACCCTGCGGGATTACGCCGCCGAGCAGGCAGGGCCCGACGAGGTCGCCGACGCGCGGAAGAGGTTGTTGCGCTGGTACATCGCCGCGGCGGCCAAGGCCGGCGACACCCTCGTCCCCGGCTGGGCGGGATCCGCGATCGAGGTCGACGCGCGCGACCTGACGCTGCCGGTCTTTTCCGGCAACGACGACCGCGCCCCGCTTTCGTGGTTCGAGCTGGAGTTCCCGTCCGCCCTCGCGCTGCTGCACGACGCCGAGGACGAGGCCGCCGAGGCCTGGAAGCTGCCGGCGTTCTACCTGCCGCACCTCTTCCTGACCAAGCACTGGCGCTCCTGTCTGGAGTTCACCCAGTCCGCGGTGAAGATCGCCCGCGAGCTCGGTGACAAGGTCGCGATCGCCCGGTCCCTGCTGGGTTTCAGCTGGGTGCTGCACGAGCTCGACCGCGATCGCGAGGCCCTGCCCGACCTCGAAGAGGCGATGCGGCTGCACGAGGGCATCGACGACCCCCGCGGCCGGGCCTGGACCGGACACGTGATCGGCGAGGTCCTCACGGCACTCGGCCGGCACCCGGAGGCGCGCGACCACCTCGACGCCGCGACCGCGTACTTCCGCGAGGCGGGGTGGCCGTTCGGCATCGCCATCGTCCTCGCCAGCAAGGCGCGGACCCTGGAGCAGGAAGGGTGGCTGGACCCCGCCTTCGCCGCGGCCAGGGAGGCGCTGCAGATCTCGAGCGAGCTGGGGATCCTGCCGCTGGAAAGCCGGTCGCACCACCATCTGGGCCAGCTGCACCAGCGCGACCGGAACCCGCGCGCGGCCATCGAGCACTTCGAGAAGGCACTGGAACTGCGGCGGGCGATGGGCGAGCGCTGGGGCGAGGCCGACAGCCTGCTCAGCCTCGCCGAGACCCTCGCCGAACTGGGCAGGCTCGTCGAAGCACGGGCGTCCTTCGACGAGTCCCTGGCGATCTTCACCGAACTGCACGACCCGCGGGTGCTCGTCGTGCACGCGGCACGGGCGAACCTCGACGTGGCACCGAAGCCGAAGGATCCGGAAGGCTAG